In Diachasmimorpha longicaudata isolate KC_UGA_2023 chromosome 7, iyDiaLong2, whole genome shotgun sequence, the following proteins share a genomic window:
- the LOC135164419 gene encoding uncharacterized protein LOC135164419: MGRKRKPVTKANGAVNLSNNSETSINGSYSNEIDQSTSQTSILDISSRLTLPLKPFGVDLSADSDDEEILEFQIRPRFFYVSSLCLVCMNQYTIHCNDCGMVSYCSEKHREENRRQHAALCKVLLEICGGMEGFSLAKTLPPDLYRSFRIKTINLVENKMKRRLDLWEREIMLYPKICGSCGKVDNLICCPVCGMDFYCERHEQNHGKRCKEFRIFRRVLWMQHKYGFIEPEAPLVHYKDPRVLPENFDFLIYDMYKNSPSYRRIDSYTYACLSHVATAPLTALFAMQRAIPDWTTRTQFRVHIIGAEFQFECSLLRVWEKFFIHFLPRLKTLAIEFTGPELYLPPAPPALLGKIKMCRSCKSAGKRIQISFNPQRLYHDVEHGTQVDLICLFNPGLYRETGFDNTDTWPDTIMKFCAAKVPVVVTSYTEFEIPRDVERIKSVRDIQVLLEPQRNPFGSVKPDRNFVSDDVVPLMYKNYCISIVKGL, from the coding sequence ATGGGACGTAAGAGAAAGCCAGTGACTAAAGCAAATGGTGCAGTGAATCTTTCCAATAATTCAGAAACATCGATAAATGGAAGTTATTCGAACGAGATCGATCAGTCAACTTCCCAAACATCAATACTCGATATTTCTTCACGTTTGACTCTACCATTGAAACCCTTCGGTGTTGACTTGTCAGCCGACAGTGACGATGAGGAAATATTGGAATTCCAAATAAGACCTCGTTTTTTTTACGTGTCAAGTTTGTGCTTAGTCTGCATGAATCAATATACAATACATTGCAACGATTGTGGAATGGTGTCCTATTGTTCCGAGAAGCACAGGGAAGAGAATAGACGACAGCACGCGGCATTATGCAAAGTTCTATTGGAAATTTGTGGAGGAATGGAAGGATTCTCCCTAGCGAAAACACTGCCGCCTGATTTGTACAGATCCTTCcgaataaaaacaattaacttagtcgagaataaaatgaagagACGTCTGGACTTGTGGGAGAGGGAGATTATGTTGTACCCAAAAATATGTGGATCCTGTGGAAAAGTGGATAATTTGATCTGCTGTCCCGTTTGTGGAATGGATTTTTACTGTGAACGTCATGAGCAGAATCACGGGAAACGGTGCAAAGAGTTTCGAATATTTCGGAGAGTCCTCTGGATGCAGCATAAATACGGATTCATCGAGCCCGAGGCTCCCCTTGTTCATTACAAAGATCCCCGCGTGCTACCGGAAAATTTCGACTTTCTCATTTACGACATGTATAAAAATAGTCCAAGCTATAGGAGAATTGACAGCTACACTTACGCCTGTCTGTCCCATGTCGCTACCGCACCACTGACAGCATTGTTTGCCATGCAAAGAGCTATTCCTGATTGGACGACACGAACTCAATTTCGGGTTCACATAATTGGAgctgaatttcaatttgaatGCTCTTTACTACGCGTgtgggagaaatttttcattcattttctacCACGTTTGAAGACGTTGGCTATAGAATTCACTGGGCCCGAGTTGTATCTGCCACCGGCACCACCAGCACtcctgggaaaaataaaaatgtgcaGATCTTGTAAATCCGCTGGCAAGAGGATTCAAATATCATTTAATCCCCAGAGACTGTATCACGACGTGGAGCATGGAACGCAAGTGGATCTGATATGTCTCTTCAATCCTGGACTTTATCGAGAAACTGGTTTCGATAATACGGATACGTGGCCTGAtacgataatgaaattttgtgCTGCAAAGGTCCCAGTTGTCGTCACGTCGTACACTGAATTTGAGATACCGAGGGATGTTGAACGAATAAAGTCTGTTAGAGATATCCAGGTGCTGCTGGAGCCCCAACGTAATCCTTTCGGGTCAGTCAAACCCGACAGGAATTTCGTTAGTGATGATGTCGTCCCACTGATGTACAAGAATTACTGTATCAGTATTGTGAAAGGATTGTGA
- the LOC135164416 gene encoding solute carrier family 41 member 1-like isoform X1 — translation MFNTRVLSPTILANIFRENIETSVPQLAPPHAHSHDCQILLPVSGPCKEPLLPSKRNSYRMTPTGNRSRTVSETNTTAALAAPLTGDDCQEVTILDENGDGGRLPDVVAESRLCGGANEPVESYLAITIQVFIPFLVAGLGMVGAGLVLDIVQHWVVFEKVSELMILVPALLGLKGNLEMTLASRLSTQANLGNMDAPKQQWYMIVGNLVLIQCQAIVVGFLGSVVAIVMGAFRNGTVSLDHTYLLCASSLVTASLASFVLGLITAGVIVFSRHCHINPDNVATPIAASLGDITSLALLSWISTILYEAIDKQDWLAPLIIACYILITPLWVWIAKRNKYTNDVLYSGWTPVMVAMLISSCGGLILEFMVSRFENLTVFQPVINGVGGNLVAVQASRISTALHKQADLGTLLIPPGHTHPVIFITPIANFFGKGLHARTTRVLMAMVIPGHIIFIYMIKYMKDGDTSLTPLFVFVYLCAAMLQVAALLYIAYIMIHWMWKRRIDPDNSAIPYLTAMGDLLGISLLAIAFQFLYLVGDQEYDDETLKP, via the exons ATGTTTAATACTCGAGTACTGTCACCAACAATTCTCGCGAATATCTTCCgcgaaaatattgaaacttcAGTTCCTCAATTAGCGCCTCCTCATGCTCATTCTCACGATTGCCAGATTCTTCTTCCTGTAAG TGGACCATGTAAGGAGCCTCTATTACCGAGTAAACGCAACTCGTATAGAATGACACCAACCGGTAACCGATCTCGCACTGTCTCCGAAACAAATACGACTGCTGCACTGGCAGCACCGCTGACCGGTGATGATTGTCAAGAGGTGACGATACTCGATGAAAATGGAGATGGTGGAAGATTGCCGGACGTCGTCGCCGAGAGCAGGCTCTGCGGTGGTGCCAATGAACCTGTTGAGTCCTATCTCGCTATTACAATTCAAGTATTTATTCCATTTCTCGTTGCTGGACTTGGAATGGTCGGAGCTGGTCTCGTTTTAGATATTGTTCAG CATTGGGTAGTATTCGAAAAAGTCAGTGAATTGATGATTCTGGTACCAGCGCTGCTAGGATTAAAAGGAAATTTGGAGATGACTCTTGCCTCTCGTCTATCCACCCAAGCCAATCTCGGTAATATGGATGCACCTAAGCAACAGTGGTACATGATCGTCGGCAATTTAGTCCTGATTCAG TGCCAGGCAATCGTAGTTGGATTCCTAGGATCGGTGGTAGCGATTGTGATGGGGGCCTTCAGAAATGGCACAGTATCACTGGACCATACTTACCTCCTCTGTGCCAGCAGTCTCGTAACAGCATCTCTTGCATCGTTTGTTCTCGGATTAATAACAGCTGGAGTAATCGTCTTCTCGAGGCACTGTCACATAAATCCCGATAACGTGGCAACCCCCATTGCTGCCAGTCTCGGGGATATCACTTCTCTGGCGTTGCTCTCATGGATATCCACGATTCTCTATGAGGCAATTGACAAGCAGGACTGGCTAGCACCCCTCATTATCGCGTGTTATATTCTCATCACTCCCCTGTGGGTGTGGATTGCTAAAAGGAATAAATACACCAATGATGTGCTTTACTCGGGATGGACACCGGTCATGGTTGCCATGCTTATCAGCAG ttgCGGAGGATTGATCCTAGAATTCATGGTCTCTCGTTTCGAGAATCTCACAGTATTTCAACCAGTAATTAACGGAGTCGGTGGCAACTTGGTTGCAGTGCAAGCAAGTAGAATATCAACAGCCCTTCACAAACAGGCAGATCTGGGAACCCTTCTGATTCCACCAGGCCACACCCACCCGGTGATCTTCATCACTCCAATCGCAAATTTCTTTGGAAAAG GTTTGCACGCTCGAACGACACGAGTTTTGATGGCCATGGTAATACCTGGTCACATAATTTTCATATACATGATCAAATACATGAAGGACGGCGACACTTCACTAACACCACTCTTCGTCTTCGTTTATCTTTGTGCTGCAATGCTCCAGGTTGCAGCACTCCTGTACATTGCCTACATCATGATCCACTGGATGTGGAAAAGGAGAATTGATCCAGATAACTCAGCGATTCCTTATCTAACTGCCATGGGAGATCTCCTAGGTATTAGTTTGCTTGCTATAGCTTTCCAATTTTTGTATCTCGTCGGTGATCAGGAGTACGACGACGAAACTTTGAAGCCTTAG
- the LOC135164416 gene encoding solute carrier family 41 member 1-like isoform X3, with product MSFSKSTKMSFKMEKEMLNAHANNRGRSRSLSGPCKEPLLPSKRNSYRMTPTGNRSRTVSETNTTAALAAPLTGDDCQEVTILDENGDGGRLPDVVAESRLCGGANEPVESYLAITIQVFIPFLVAGLGMVGAGLVLDIVQHWVVFEKVSELMILVPALLGLKGNLEMTLASRLSTQANLGNMDAPKQQWYMIVGNLVLIQCQAIVVGFLGSVVAIVMGAFRNGTVSLDHTYLLCASSLVTASLASFVLGLITAGVIVFSRHCHINPDNVATPIAASLGDITSLALLSWISTILYEAIDKQDWLAPLIIACYILITPLWVWIAKRNKYTNDVLYSGWTPVMVAMLISSCGGLILEFMVSRFENLTVFQPVINGVGGNLVAVQASRISTALHKQADLGTLLIPPGHTHPVIFITPIANFFGKGLHARTTRVLMAMVIPGHIIFIYMIKYMKDGDTSLTPLFVFVYLCAAMLQVAALLYIAYIMIHWMWKRRIDPDNSAIPYLTAMGDLLGISLLAIAFQFLYLVGDQEYDDETLKP from the exons ATGAG TTTTTCCAAAAGCACTAAAATGAGTTTCAAAATGGAGAAGGAAATGCTCAACGCTCATGCCAACAATCGAGGCAGGAGTCGTTCTCTGAG TGGACCATGTAAGGAGCCTCTATTACCGAGTAAACGCAACTCGTATAGAATGACACCAACCGGTAACCGATCTCGCACTGTCTCCGAAACAAATACGACTGCTGCACTGGCAGCACCGCTGACCGGTGATGATTGTCAAGAGGTGACGATACTCGATGAAAATGGAGATGGTGGAAGATTGCCGGACGTCGTCGCCGAGAGCAGGCTCTGCGGTGGTGCCAATGAACCTGTTGAGTCCTATCTCGCTATTACAATTCAAGTATTTATTCCATTTCTCGTTGCTGGACTTGGAATGGTCGGAGCTGGTCTCGTTTTAGATATTGTTCAG CATTGGGTAGTATTCGAAAAAGTCAGTGAATTGATGATTCTGGTACCAGCGCTGCTAGGATTAAAAGGAAATTTGGAGATGACTCTTGCCTCTCGTCTATCCACCCAAGCCAATCTCGGTAATATGGATGCACCTAAGCAACAGTGGTACATGATCGTCGGCAATTTAGTCCTGATTCAG TGCCAGGCAATCGTAGTTGGATTCCTAGGATCGGTGGTAGCGATTGTGATGGGGGCCTTCAGAAATGGCACAGTATCACTGGACCATACTTACCTCCTCTGTGCCAGCAGTCTCGTAACAGCATCTCTTGCATCGTTTGTTCTCGGATTAATAACAGCTGGAGTAATCGTCTTCTCGAGGCACTGTCACATAAATCCCGATAACGTGGCAACCCCCATTGCTGCCAGTCTCGGGGATATCACTTCTCTGGCGTTGCTCTCATGGATATCCACGATTCTCTATGAGGCAATTGACAAGCAGGACTGGCTAGCACCCCTCATTATCGCGTGTTATATTCTCATCACTCCCCTGTGGGTGTGGATTGCTAAAAGGAATAAATACACCAATGATGTGCTTTACTCGGGATGGACACCGGTCATGGTTGCCATGCTTATCAGCAG ttgCGGAGGATTGATCCTAGAATTCATGGTCTCTCGTTTCGAGAATCTCACAGTATTTCAACCAGTAATTAACGGAGTCGGTGGCAACTTGGTTGCAGTGCAAGCAAGTAGAATATCAACAGCCCTTCACAAACAGGCAGATCTGGGAACCCTTCTGATTCCACCAGGCCACACCCACCCGGTGATCTTCATCACTCCAATCGCAAATTTCTTTGGAAAAG GTTTGCACGCTCGAACGACACGAGTTTTGATGGCCATGGTAATACCTGGTCACATAATTTTCATATACATGATCAAATACATGAAGGACGGCGACACTTCACTAACACCACTCTTCGTCTTCGTTTATCTTTGTGCTGCAATGCTCCAGGTTGCAGCACTCCTGTACATTGCCTACATCATGATCCACTGGATGTGGAAAAGGAGAATTGATCCAGATAACTCAGCGATTCCTTATCTAACTGCCATGGGAGATCTCCTAGGTATTAGTTTGCTTGCTATAGCTTTCCAATTTTTGTATCTCGTCGGTGATCAGGAGTACGACGACGAAACTTTGAAGCCTTAG
- the LOC135164416 gene encoding solute carrier family 41 member 1-like isoform X4 produces the protein MSFKMEKEMLNAHANNRGRSRSLSGPCKEPLLPSKRNSYRMTPTGNRSRTVSETNTTAALAAPLTGDDCQEVTILDENGDGGRLPDVVAESRLCGGANEPVESYLAITIQVFIPFLVAGLGMVGAGLVLDIVQHWVVFEKVSELMILVPALLGLKGNLEMTLASRLSTQANLGNMDAPKQQWYMIVGNLVLIQCQAIVVGFLGSVVAIVMGAFRNGTVSLDHTYLLCASSLVTASLASFVLGLITAGVIVFSRHCHINPDNVATPIAASLGDITSLALLSWISTILYEAIDKQDWLAPLIIACYILITPLWVWIAKRNKYTNDVLYSGWTPVMVAMLISSCGGLILEFMVSRFENLTVFQPVINGVGGNLVAVQASRISTALHKQADLGTLLIPPGHTHPVIFITPIANFFGKGLHARTTRVLMAMVIPGHIIFIYMIKYMKDGDTSLTPLFVFVYLCAAMLQVAALLYIAYIMIHWMWKRRIDPDNSAIPYLTAMGDLLGISLLAIAFQFLYLVGDQEYDDETLKP, from the exons ATGAGTTTCAAAATGGAGAAGGAAATGCTCAACGCTCATGCCAACAATCGAGGCAGGAGTCGTTCTCTGAG TGGACCATGTAAGGAGCCTCTATTACCGAGTAAACGCAACTCGTATAGAATGACACCAACCGGTAACCGATCTCGCACTGTCTCCGAAACAAATACGACTGCTGCACTGGCAGCACCGCTGACCGGTGATGATTGTCAAGAGGTGACGATACTCGATGAAAATGGAGATGGTGGAAGATTGCCGGACGTCGTCGCCGAGAGCAGGCTCTGCGGTGGTGCCAATGAACCTGTTGAGTCCTATCTCGCTATTACAATTCAAGTATTTATTCCATTTCTCGTTGCTGGACTTGGAATGGTCGGAGCTGGTCTCGTTTTAGATATTGTTCAG CATTGGGTAGTATTCGAAAAAGTCAGTGAATTGATGATTCTGGTACCAGCGCTGCTAGGATTAAAAGGAAATTTGGAGATGACTCTTGCCTCTCGTCTATCCACCCAAGCCAATCTCGGTAATATGGATGCACCTAAGCAACAGTGGTACATGATCGTCGGCAATTTAGTCCTGATTCAG TGCCAGGCAATCGTAGTTGGATTCCTAGGATCGGTGGTAGCGATTGTGATGGGGGCCTTCAGAAATGGCACAGTATCACTGGACCATACTTACCTCCTCTGTGCCAGCAGTCTCGTAACAGCATCTCTTGCATCGTTTGTTCTCGGATTAATAACAGCTGGAGTAATCGTCTTCTCGAGGCACTGTCACATAAATCCCGATAACGTGGCAACCCCCATTGCTGCCAGTCTCGGGGATATCACTTCTCTGGCGTTGCTCTCATGGATATCCACGATTCTCTATGAGGCAATTGACAAGCAGGACTGGCTAGCACCCCTCATTATCGCGTGTTATATTCTCATCACTCCCCTGTGGGTGTGGATTGCTAAAAGGAATAAATACACCAATGATGTGCTTTACTCGGGATGGACACCGGTCATGGTTGCCATGCTTATCAGCAG ttgCGGAGGATTGATCCTAGAATTCATGGTCTCTCGTTTCGAGAATCTCACAGTATTTCAACCAGTAATTAACGGAGTCGGTGGCAACTTGGTTGCAGTGCAAGCAAGTAGAATATCAACAGCCCTTCACAAACAGGCAGATCTGGGAACCCTTCTGATTCCACCAGGCCACACCCACCCGGTGATCTTCATCACTCCAATCGCAAATTTCTTTGGAAAAG GTTTGCACGCTCGAACGACACGAGTTTTGATGGCCATGGTAATACCTGGTCACATAATTTTCATATACATGATCAAATACATGAAGGACGGCGACACTTCACTAACACCACTCTTCGTCTTCGTTTATCTTTGTGCTGCAATGCTCCAGGTTGCAGCACTCCTGTACATTGCCTACATCATGATCCACTGGATGTGGAAAAGGAGAATTGATCCAGATAACTCAGCGATTCCTTATCTAACTGCCATGGGAGATCTCCTAGGTATTAGTTTGCTTGCTATAGCTTTCCAATTTTTGTATCTCGTCGGTGATCAGGAGTACGACGACGAAACTTTGAAGCCTTAG
- the LOC135164416 gene encoding solute carrier family 41 member 1-like isoform X2, with the protein MLEDNQTPKSSNIHYRNSVGDELQPHTSNSVKFEDGPCKEPLLPSKRNSYRMTPTGNRSRTVSETNTTAALAAPLTGDDCQEVTILDENGDGGRLPDVVAESRLCGGANEPVESYLAITIQVFIPFLVAGLGMVGAGLVLDIVQHWVVFEKVSELMILVPALLGLKGNLEMTLASRLSTQANLGNMDAPKQQWYMIVGNLVLIQCQAIVVGFLGSVVAIVMGAFRNGTVSLDHTYLLCASSLVTASLASFVLGLITAGVIVFSRHCHINPDNVATPIAASLGDITSLALLSWISTILYEAIDKQDWLAPLIIACYILITPLWVWIAKRNKYTNDVLYSGWTPVMVAMLISSCGGLILEFMVSRFENLTVFQPVINGVGGNLVAVQASRISTALHKQADLGTLLIPPGHTHPVIFITPIANFFGKGLHARTTRVLMAMVIPGHIIFIYMIKYMKDGDTSLTPLFVFVYLCAAMLQVAALLYIAYIMIHWMWKRRIDPDNSAIPYLTAMGDLLGISLLAIAFQFLYLVGDQEYDDETLKP; encoded by the exons ATGCTGGAGGACAATCAGACGCCTAAAAGTTCAAATATTCACTATCGAAATAGTGTTGGGGACGAACTGCAACCGCACACTAgtaattcagtaaaattcgAAGA TGGACCATGTAAGGAGCCTCTATTACCGAGTAAACGCAACTCGTATAGAATGACACCAACCGGTAACCGATCTCGCACTGTCTCCGAAACAAATACGACTGCTGCACTGGCAGCACCGCTGACCGGTGATGATTGTCAAGAGGTGACGATACTCGATGAAAATGGAGATGGTGGAAGATTGCCGGACGTCGTCGCCGAGAGCAGGCTCTGCGGTGGTGCCAATGAACCTGTTGAGTCCTATCTCGCTATTACAATTCAAGTATTTATTCCATTTCTCGTTGCTGGACTTGGAATGGTCGGAGCTGGTCTCGTTTTAGATATTGTTCAG CATTGGGTAGTATTCGAAAAAGTCAGTGAATTGATGATTCTGGTACCAGCGCTGCTAGGATTAAAAGGAAATTTGGAGATGACTCTTGCCTCTCGTCTATCCACCCAAGCCAATCTCGGTAATATGGATGCACCTAAGCAACAGTGGTACATGATCGTCGGCAATTTAGTCCTGATTCAG TGCCAGGCAATCGTAGTTGGATTCCTAGGATCGGTGGTAGCGATTGTGATGGGGGCCTTCAGAAATGGCACAGTATCACTGGACCATACTTACCTCCTCTGTGCCAGCAGTCTCGTAACAGCATCTCTTGCATCGTTTGTTCTCGGATTAATAACAGCTGGAGTAATCGTCTTCTCGAGGCACTGTCACATAAATCCCGATAACGTGGCAACCCCCATTGCTGCCAGTCTCGGGGATATCACTTCTCTGGCGTTGCTCTCATGGATATCCACGATTCTCTATGAGGCAATTGACAAGCAGGACTGGCTAGCACCCCTCATTATCGCGTGTTATATTCTCATCACTCCCCTGTGGGTGTGGATTGCTAAAAGGAATAAATACACCAATGATGTGCTTTACTCGGGATGGACACCGGTCATGGTTGCCATGCTTATCAGCAG ttgCGGAGGATTGATCCTAGAATTCATGGTCTCTCGTTTCGAGAATCTCACAGTATTTCAACCAGTAATTAACGGAGTCGGTGGCAACTTGGTTGCAGTGCAAGCAAGTAGAATATCAACAGCCCTTCACAAACAGGCAGATCTGGGAACCCTTCTGATTCCACCAGGCCACACCCACCCGGTGATCTTCATCACTCCAATCGCAAATTTCTTTGGAAAAG GTTTGCACGCTCGAACGACACGAGTTTTGATGGCCATGGTAATACCTGGTCACATAATTTTCATATACATGATCAAATACATGAAGGACGGCGACACTTCACTAACACCACTCTTCGTCTTCGTTTATCTTTGTGCTGCAATGCTCCAGGTTGCAGCACTCCTGTACATTGCCTACATCATGATCCACTGGATGTGGAAAAGGAGAATTGATCCAGATAACTCAGCGATTCCTTATCTAACTGCCATGGGAGATCTCCTAGGTATTAGTTTGCTTGCTATAGCTTTCCAATTTTTGTATCTCGTCGGTGATCAGGAGTACGACGACGAAACTTTGAAGCCTTAG
- the LOC135164418 gene encoding solute carrier family 41 member 1-like: MSHAGIVTLDTPENREVHKRKKPGSKSISTISKMVGFGSGESLSKALADVSTELTVDSDNEGNDGDTSRLLSSAPRHYPEGGKKGGKSVKHSEITDEENVWTISVQMFIPFLLAGFGMVAASLLLDVVQHWPVYLKITEVYILVPALLGLKGNLEMTLASRLSTHANLGHMDTSNEQWTLIIGNLALIQCQAMVVGLLASLAAVILGWIPEAQFDIHHGLLLCASALVTASVASFLLGLVMAAVILLSRSMNINPDNVATPIAASLGDLTTLALLSWIASLLFNAIGQQSWIAPTLIVCCLLATPVWGYIAARNPYTREVLDYGWTPVISAMLISSIGGLILDYTISSYKGIAVFQLVINGVGGNLVAVQASRISTALHKEQRSGTYKLPSVCASPVSVFLAPGGHARTARVLLMMVIPGHLIFSYTISYLQAGHTSFTATFIIVYLFAAMLQVVLLLYIGQLMVVWMWRRGMDPDSSAIPYLTAAGDLLGTALLGIAFHILDAIGDGDSDVGD, encoded by the exons ATGAGCCATGCTGGGATTGTCACGCTTGATACACCGGAGAATCGCGAGGTGCACAAAAGAAAAAAGCCAGGATCAAAGAGTATCAGTACTATATCTAAGATGGTGGGTTTTGGTAGTGGAGAATCCCTCAGTAAGGCCCTTGCTGACGTATCCACCGAGCTGACTGTGGATAGTGATAATGAAGGGAATGACGGTGACACAAGCAGATTACTCTCAAGTGCTCCACGACACTATCCCGAGGGGGGTAAAAAGGGTGGGAAGAGTGTCAAGCACTCGGAGATAACTGACGAGGAGAATGTCTGGACAATTTCAGTGCAGATGTTCATACCTTTTCTCTTGGCTGGTTTTGGAATGGTTGCTGCTAGTCTCCTACTGGACGTAGTGCAG cACTGGCCAGTTTACCTCAAAATTACAGAGGTGTATATATTGGTGCCAGCACTGTTAGGATTGAAGGGGAATTTAGAAATGACTCTGGCATCGCGTCTGTCAACCCACGCAAATTTAGGTCACATGGACACGAGTAACGAACAGTGGACGTTAATAATTGGTAATCTAGCCCTGATACAGTGTCAAGCTATGGTGGTTGGACTGTTGGCGTCCTTGGCAGCAGTCATACTCGGTTGGATACCAGAGGCACAATTTGATATTCATCATGGTTTGTTACTTTGTGCAAGTGCACTTGTCACAGCGTCAGTTGCCAGTTTCCTGCTTGGTCTTGTTATGGCTGCTGTTATACTCCTCTCCAGGAGTATGAACATCAATCCTGATAATGTTGCAACACCAATTGCCGCTTCACTGGGGGATTTAACGACATTGGCATTACTTTCTTGGATTGCATCGCTTCTGTTCAATGCTATTG GTCAACAGTCGTGGATTGCCCCCACATTAATCGTCTGTTGTCTCCTGGCAACTCCGGTCTGGGGATACATCGCGGCGAGAAATCCTTACACGAGGGAAGTACTTGATTATGGATGGACTCCAGTCATATCTGCCATGCTGATAAGCAG CATTGGTGGACTCATTCTCGATTACACAATTTCGAGTTATAAGGGCATTGCAGTTTTCCAACTTGTTATTAATGGAGTTGGTGGGAATTTGGTGGCTGTACAAGCCAGTAGGATATCTACTGCTCTTCATAAAGAGCAACGCAGTGGGACTTACAAATTACCTAGTGTCTGTGCTAGTCCAGTTTCTGTTTTTCTAGCTCCAG GTGGACACGCAAGGACTGCCAGAGTGCTTTTAATGATGGTCATTCCAGGGCACTTAATATTTAGTTACACCATTAGTTATCTTCAAGCTGGTCACACCTCCTTTACTGCAACTTTCATAATTGTTTATCTTTTTGCTGCAATGCTGCAG gttGTTCTTCTTTTATATATTGGCCAATTGATGGTTGTTTGGATGTGGAGACGCGGTATGGATCCCGATAGTTCAGCAATTCCTTACCTAACTGCTGCCGGTGATCTCTTGGGCACTGCTCTTCTCGGAATAGCCTTCCACATTCTCGACGCCattggtgatggtgattccGACGTTGGCGACTGA